A single genomic interval of Euwallacea similis isolate ESF13 chromosome 2, ESF131.1, whole genome shotgun sequence harbors:
- the LOC136419478 gene encoding protein N-terminal asparagine amidohydrolase-like: MVLVLNGVLQAKCPQNTQSLFHSHPIYRDSASQLMANPTKVIGPVGLLYIRQRELAATVPQDKYVSILGSDDATTCIIVVVRHTGSGAVALAHLDCAGIDEAVSAMIQRVQDLALGFPEGRIEVQLVGGYSDPNNYSEELFFSIMTSFHKQPVEIDLILACVGELNTVIRSGIPWPLIYGVGVNVKTGEIFPATFPDKGPESALRNARNFSGPVEVMDVYDCGMGLLRIGPFNYRPVRGVDLWLQQDDEFILRHRSTSPDVEPAHFVEEMRETLKYIRDHPFPAVTIFGDNRPHYFRRDEHTGLWTPVAVF; encoded by the exons atggTGCTGGTCCTCAACGGAGTTTTACAAGCAAAGTGTCCACAAAACACTCAGAGCCTTTTCCACTCGCATCCCATATACAGAGATTCAGCTAGTCAGCTGATGGCCAATCCAACAAAG GTTATTGGTCCTGTAGGCTTGTTATACATAAGGCAGAGAGAATTAGCTGCTACCGTCCCCCAGGACAAATATGTGAGCATTTTAGGGTCTGATGATGCAACCACTTGCATTATTGTTGTTGTCAGACACACAG GGTCAGGGGCAGTAGCCCTCGCCCACTTAGACTGCGCTGGCATTGATGAGGCAGTCTCTGCCATGATTCAGCGCGTCCAGGATTTGGCTCTTGGGTTCCCTGAAGGCAGAATTGAAGTTCAACTTGTAGGGGGCTATAGTGACCCAAATAACTACTCTGAGGAACTATTTTTCAGCATCATGACCTCGTTTCACAAACAGCCCGTAGAAATCGACTTAATTTTAGCGTGTGTTGGTGAATTGAACACTGTTATCAGAAGCGGCATCCCGTGGCCTCTGATTTATGGTGTTGGCGTAAATGTGAAAACCG GAGAAATTTTTCCAGCCACATTTCCAGATAAAGGACCGGAATCCGCTTTGAGGAACGCCAGGAATTTTTCTGGACCTGTGGAAGTTATGGACGTATATGATTGCGGCATGGGGTTGCTGAGAATAGGACCGTTTAATTATCGGCCAGTGAGAGGAGTCGATTTGTGGCTGCAACAAGATGATGAATTCATTTTAAG GCATCGTTCTACATCTCCCGATGTGGAACCAGCCCATTTTGTGGAAGAAATGAGGGAAACTTTGAAATATATTCGGGACCATCCTTTCCCAGCTGTGACTATTTTCGGCGATAACCGACCACATTATTTCAGAAGAGATGAACATACAGGGCTGTGGACCCCTGTTGCAGTTTTTTAA